A window of Cucurbita pepo subsp. pepo cultivar mu-cu-16 chromosome LG06, ASM280686v2, whole genome shotgun sequence contains these coding sequences:
- the LOC111796933 gene encoding uncharacterized protein LOC111796933, whose product MLASLTDEQDGAAPFDLDDGAVAEFHRPTDPRVELGERRSSPGHMVCCPCVKDPLPVLVLLVPFADLSEHSLLLQLNWLPSWCHLCYAQLELFLGFNIVVGFGIETGDACSYHEESWLVLLGLSHMGLFGLLLIPELAPAISAQVSSLPTVRALDRPAIGRLLLLIPIFPARAPVRHPWLLTAFAAGGGPVALAGVVAEL is encoded by the exons ATGCTCGCCTCCCTTACTgacgaacaggatggtgccgcgcccttcgatctcgacgacggagccgtcgccgaatttcaccgtcccaCGGATCCCCGAGTCGAGCTCGGAGAACGCAGATCTAgccccggtcatatggtttgttgcccctgtGTCAAGGATCCATTGCCGGTGCTCGTGTTGCTCGTCCCTTTCGCCGATCTGagcgaacactcgctcctcctccagttgaattggctccccagctGGTGCCATCTTTGCTACGCCCAACTGGAGCTCTTTCTTGGGTTCAACATCGTCGTCGGATTTGGAATCGAAACTGGGGACGCATGCAGTTACCATGAAGAGAGCTGGctcgtcctcctcggattgagccacatgggccttttcGGCCTTCTCCTTAttcctgagcttgctccagcaatttcTGCTCAG GTgtcctctcttcccacagttcgaGCATTGGATCGGCCTGCCATTGgtcgactccttcttttgattccCATCTTTCCCGCGCGTGCGCCCGTGAGacatccatggcttcttaccgcctttgcgGCTGGAGGAGGACCCGTTGCTCTCGCCGGTGTTGTCgcggagctttag